A genome region from Nocardia sp. NBC_00565 includes the following:
- a CDS encoding MarR family winged helix-turn-helix transcriptional regulator, with amino-acid sequence MASTRALPPSLLGLDTYLLSRVGKVARGRFADRLAARGLRLWHMAVLAALADFGPHAQRDLGIRLDIHPSDVAKIVDELASAGQVERTRDPVDRRRMSVRITRTGRAALRALDKEARQVREEILAPLSEDERNALSDMLRRLFEHTHPDTGAD; translated from the coding sequence ATGGCATCCACGCGGGCACTACCACCGAGCCTGCTCGGGCTCGACACCTATCTGCTCTCCCGGGTGGGCAAAGTCGCGCGCGGCCGGTTCGCCGATCGGCTAGCCGCACGCGGATTGCGGCTGTGGCATATGGCGGTACTCGCCGCACTCGCGGATTTCGGTCCGCACGCGCAGCGGGATCTGGGTATCCGGCTCGATATCCACCCCAGCGATGTGGCGAAGATCGTCGACGAACTGGCGAGCGCTGGACAGGTCGAACGCACCCGTGATCCGGTCGATCGACGTCGAATGTCGGTGCGGATCACCAGGACCGGTCGAGCGGCCCTGCGCGCCCTCGACAAAGAGGCACGGCAGGTGCGCGAGGAAATCCTGGCTCCGCTCAGCGAGGATGAACGAAACGCGCTGTCGGACATGCTGCGTCGGCTGTTCGAGCACACCCACCCGGATACCGGCGCGGACTGA
- a CDS encoding YceI family protein: MTWTLLTEPQTHRGQRQWMVDPAHSRAEFTVANFGRTVHGRAPIRDGRLTTGPDGAPEKATGTVDLGAIDTTHAKRDRDLRGRRLLDLDRHPLMAFTTEDITDTAGEWRVVGTVRVRGRRAELVCTVSKFVLGPGDTVRLVAHAVLDRREIGIRAPELMIGRYIAIELNVLLRPESQAR, from the coding sequence ATGACCTGGACACTGCTCACCGAGCCCCAGACCCACCGCGGCCAGCGACAATGGATGGTCGACCCGGCGCACAGCCGGGCCGAATTCACGGTCGCAAACTTCGGCCGCACCGTCCACGGCCGAGCGCCGATCCGGGACGGCCGACTGACCACCGGGCCCGATGGTGCCCCCGAAAAGGCCACCGGCACAGTCGATCTAGGTGCAATCGACACCACGCACGCAAAGCGGGACAGGGACCTGCGCGGCCGCCGTCTGCTCGATCTGGATCGGCACCCGCTGATGGCCTTCACCACTGAGGACATCACCGATACCGCCGGTGAGTGGCGGGTCGTCGGCACCGTGCGGGTGCGCGGACGGCGGGCCGAACTCGTCTGCACCGTCAGCAAATTCGTCCTCGGTCCCGGCGACACCGTCCGGCTGGTCGCCCACGCCGTCCTCGACCGGCGCGAAATCGGCATCCGGGCACCGGAATTGATGATCGGGCGGTATATCGCGATCGAGCTGAATGTGCTGTTGCGTCCGGAATCTCAGGCGCGCTGA
- a CDS encoding ATP-binding protein, with protein sequence MQEPLIGRHRELARLRAAVLAAAAGPGRLLLIDGPAGIGKTRLAEHTAVLAAECGLRVGRGFAVDDAGMPPLWPWHRLGRDLPELAEALAAGDTVRWEDSASQRFRMFTAVTDASATLAAESGLAIVLEDLHWADRTSLLLLRHLAAELPRQRLLLLVTARDPAVGPYLEELPELVRMPRTQTMPLTGLSIEEVRYWLSQVPSDLDTAAADRLHERTGGNPLYVRLVVESTSDAPDLLSRPGFRRLALAQVDRLDAATRSVLRAASVLGERIEPDLLEPMTGTSVDAALDTATTAGVLRHLDDGGIAFVHALIRDAIYAELPPSERTSWHRKAAELLAARADGDGAAAGPIATHWRHAGGPEAKPDCAHWARIAAESARAATAYDEAIRFHQWAIEASGPSAPGPLRAELQIELARSEFEAGRIDDSVDHCVQATAIAEQSARPDLIAAAALVVHGIGTPKVIARVDRLCRNALRADVDDAAKARLTAHRAMVAAEIGECDHARTLSAAAMATAERSGDPDALLDAIHARHLALSAPHFLAERLPLVERAIDIGARARQPLAQLWGHLWQASAAFQLGDLALVDRTIAELEQVAERGRLPIARWHLHRLDAVRAALTGDFAAADENNDAAFELAIRMGESSLLGLHQAFRGVLSMTHGCVDDAEAAERLAAIRDAPQIPLTRIFYPMTHALAGNLAEARASFKEFRELPGTVEIGPHWLGLLFCIGFTAVLLRDREAAERTYQAFGADDYYASDGGAVLCPGSIARPIADLALTAGRVDAAIEHYQRAIAMDTRIGARPFLALSRLGLADALRTRGTPADLRTARSAITEAAHEFRRLGMSHRLQSADALLADIDRAGRSANPLTARETEVADLVADGLTNREIAARLVLSERTVETHVRSILAKLSLQNRTEIAAWKLRLRP encoded by the coding sequence ATGCAGGAGCCGCTGATCGGTCGTCATCGCGAGCTCGCCCGGCTGCGGGCCGCGGTGCTCGCGGCCGCCGCGGGACCGGGGCGGCTACTGCTGATCGACGGTCCGGCAGGCATCGGCAAGACGCGGCTGGCCGAGCACACCGCGGTGCTGGCCGCCGAATGCGGGCTGCGCGTCGGCCGTGGCTTCGCCGTCGACGACGCGGGCATGCCGCCGCTGTGGCCATGGCATCGGCTCGGCCGCGATCTCCCCGAGCTGGCCGAGGCGCTGGCGGCGGGCGACACCGTGCGATGGGAGGATTCGGCATCGCAGCGGTTTCGTATGTTCACCGCGGTCACCGACGCGTCGGCGACCCTCGCAGCTGAGTCCGGACTCGCGATCGTGCTGGAGGATCTGCACTGGGCCGATCGAACCTCCCTGCTGCTCCTGCGGCACCTCGCCGCCGAACTCCCGAGGCAGCGGCTGTTATTGCTGGTCACCGCCCGCGACCCCGCAGTAGGGCCTTATCTCGAAGAGCTGCCCGAGCTGGTGCGGATGCCGCGCACCCAGACGATGCCGCTGACCGGGCTCTCGATCGAGGAGGTTCGGTATTGGTTGTCGCAGGTCCCCTCCGACTTGGATACCGCGGCCGCCGATCGACTGCACGAACGCACCGGCGGCAACCCGCTCTACGTTCGGCTCGTCGTCGAATCCACATCGGATGCGCCGGATCTGTTGTCCCGTCCTGGTTTTCGACGATTGGCCCTGGCGCAGGTGGACCGGCTCGATGCGGCGACCCGGTCGGTGCTGCGGGCCGCGAGCGTGCTCGGCGAGCGAATCGAACCGGATCTACTCGAACCGATGACGGGTACCTCGGTCGATGCGGCCCTCGATACCGCCACGACCGCCGGTGTGCTCCGGCACCTCGATGACGGCGGTATCGCATTCGTGCACGCGCTGATCCGCGATGCGATCTACGCCGAGCTGCCGCCGTCCGAGCGGACGTCATGGCACCGCAAGGCCGCCGAGCTGCTCGCCGCCCGTGCCGACGGCGACGGCGCGGCGGCCGGACCGATCGCGACGCATTGGCGACATGCGGGTGGCCCGGAAGCCAAACCGGACTGTGCCCACTGGGCCCGCATCGCCGCCGAATCTGCTCGCGCGGCAACCGCATACGACGAAGCGATCCGCTTCCACCAATGGGCGATCGAGGCGAGCGGGCCCAGCGCGCCAGGGCCGCTGCGGGCCGAGCTGCAGATCGAGCTCGCGCGCAGCGAATTCGAGGCCGGACGTATCGATGACAGCGTCGACCACTGTGTGCAGGCCACCGCGATCGCAGAGCAGTCCGCCCGCCCTGACCTCATCGCGGCGGCCGCGTTGGTGGTGCACGGCATCGGAACCCCCAAAGTGATCGCCAGGGTCGATCGACTGTGCCGCAATGCCTTACGAGCCGATGTCGACGATGCGGCGAAGGCCCGGCTCACGGCACATCGCGCCATGGTCGCCGCCGAGATCGGCGAGTGCGACCACGCTAGAACGCTTTCCGCGGCGGCCATGGCGACCGCCGAGCGCAGCGGTGATCCGGACGCGCTGCTCGATGCCATCCATGCCCGCCACCTCGCCCTTTCGGCACCGCATTTTCTCGCCGAGCGGCTGCCACTGGTCGAACGCGCCATCGATATCGGCGCCCGGGCCCGGCAGCCGCTCGCCCAGCTGTGGGGTCATCTCTGGCAGGCCTCGGCCGCATTCCAACTCGGCGATCTCGCCCTCGTCGACCGCACGATCGCCGAACTCGAGCAGGTGGCCGAGCGGGGCAGGCTGCCGATCGCCCGCTGGCATCTGCACCGGCTCGACGCCGTTCGCGCCGCACTCACCGGCGATTTCGCCGCCGCGGACGAAAACAACGATGCCGCATTCGAACTCGCCATCCGGATGGGTGAGTCGTCGCTGCTCGGTCTGCACCAGGCGTTCCGCGGAGTGCTGTCCATGACCCACGGCTGCGTCGACGACGCCGAGGCCGCCGAAAGATTGGCGGCGATACGCGACGCGCCGCAGATACCGTTGACTCGGATCTTCTATCCGATGACGCACGCACTTGCGGGCAATCTGGCCGAGGCACGCGCGTCGTTCAAGGAGTTCCGCGAGCTGCCGGGCACCGTCGAGATCGGTCCGCATTGGCTCGGACTGCTCTTCTGCATCGGTTTCACCGCGGTGTTATTGCGGGACAGGGAGGCCGCCGAGCGCACCTATCAAGCCTTCGGTGCCGACGACTACTACGCGAGCGATGGCGGCGCCGTGCTCTGCCCGGGTTCGATCGCCCGTCCAATCGCCGACCTCGCGCTCACCGCCGGACGCGTCGACGCGGCGATCGAGCATTACCAGCGCGCGATCGCGATGGACACCCGCATCGGCGCTCGCCCGTTTCTGGCATTGAGCCGTCTCGGACTGGCCGACGCCCTGCGCACTCGCGGCACGCCCGCCGACCTGCGCACCGCGCGATCGGCGATAACCGAAGCGGCACACGAGTTCCGGCGGCTCGGCATGTCCCACCGGCTGCAGTCGGCCGATGCGCTGCTCGCCGATATCGATCGGGCCGGCCGCAGCGCCAACCCGCTCACCGCCCGCGAAACCGAGGTCGCGGATCTGGTGGCGGACGGGCTCACCAACCGCGAAATCGCCGCCCGGCTGGTGCTTTCCGAGCGCACGGTGGAAACACATGTCCGCAGCATCCTGGCCAAGCTCAGTCTGCAGAATCGAACCGAGATCGCGGCCTGGAAGCTGCGCCTGCGCCCCTGA
- a CDS encoding DUF1772 domain-containing protein → MLTTAIQIIAIVSVLANAVVYGTDACFALITRAVYDRLDDRAVTVSAGWGHYYGDRRMPIVGISGVVTAVATTALAAIGGHVPAAIAAGIAVVALVSWLAIYVRVAKPVNAQQTAAAQSGVIPADARALQDKWNSVINGRVALQLIAVAALCAAIALA, encoded by the coding sequence ATGCTCACCACAGCCATCCAGATCATCGCCATCGTCTCGGTCCTCGCGAATGCCGTCGTCTACGGCACCGACGCCTGCTTCGCACTGATCACGCGGGCGGTATACGACCGGCTCGACGACCGCGCCGTGACCGTGAGTGCCGGATGGGGTCACTACTACGGCGATCGCCGGATGCCGATCGTCGGCATCAGCGGTGTGGTAACCGCCGTCGCGACAACGGCTCTCGCGGCCATCGGCGGCCACGTTCCGGCGGCGATCGCGGCGGGTATCGCCGTGGTGGCGCTGGTGAGCTGGCTCGCGATCTACGTCCGGGTCGCCAAGCCGGTGAACGCCCAGCAGACCGCCGCCGCGCAGTCCGGCGTCATCCCGGCGGATGCGCGTGCGCTGCAGGACAAGTGGAACAGCGTGATCAACGGCCGGGTTGCGCTGCAACTGATCGCCGTCGCCGCACTCTGCGCCGCAATCGCCCTCGCCTGA